CCCGGCCAAGGCGGCCAACCCCGACCTCGCCTTCGAGTTCGTCAAGACGATGCAGACGAAGGCGAACGCCCAGAAGTGGTACGTCGCCAACTCCGGCATCGCGGTACGCGAGGACGTGGCCGCCGACCCGGCGTACGTCGACGCCCAACCCGGCATCAAGTTCTTCACGGACCTCGTCGCGAACACCCACTACCGCCCCGCCTACCCGGCGTACCCGAAGGTCTCCACCGCCGTCCAGGAGGCGATGGAGGGCGTGACGACGGGCGACATGTCGGTCGAGGACGCGGCGAAGGGCTACGACGAGGAGCTGAAGGCGGCGGCGGACGGCCAGGTGATCGAGAAATGACCGCTGCCGAGACGGGCTCCCCCGTATGACGCGGGCCCGCTCCCTCAGCCGATCCCTCACCCGCGCCCTCCCGGTCGCCCCCGCCGTCGTCCTCCTGCTCCTCTTCCTCGCCGGCCCCATCGCCTACTGCGCCTACATCGCCTTCACCGACCTCCAGCTCACCGGCCAGGCCGAGGACTCGTTCGTCGGCTTCGACAACTTCCGTACGGCGTTCGGTGACGAGGCGTTCCTCAACGCGGTCTGGCTCACCCTCGTCTTCACCGTCGTCTCCGCCCTGCTCGGGCAGAACACCCTGGGCCTGGCCCTGGCCGCCCTGATGCAGCGCGCGTCGAAGCCCGTGCGCACACTGGTGGGCGGCATCGTCATCACGGCGTGGGTCCTGCCGGAGGTCGTCGCCGGCTTCCTGCTCTACGTCTTCTTCCGTCGCGAAGGCACCCTGAACGCCATCCTGGACTGGCTCCGACTCCCCACCCAGAACTGGCTGTTCACCCTCCCGATCCTGGCGGTGTCCTTCGCGAACGTCTGGCGGGGCACGGCCTTCTCCATGCTGGTGTACTCGGCGGCCCTCAACGAGATCCCCAAGGAGATCACCGAGGCGGCCGAGGTGGACGGCGCCGGCGGCTGGCGCCGTATGTGGCACATCACGCTCCCGATGATCCGCCGCTCCATCGGCACGAACCTCATGCTGATCACCCTGCAGACCCTGTCCGTCTTCGGCCTGATCTGGGTGATGACGAGGGGCGGCCCGGGCGGCAAGAGCCAGACGCTCCCGCTCTTCATGTACGAGGAGGCGTTCCAGAAGAGCATGATCGGCTACGGCACGGCGGTCGCCCTGCTGCTGTTGGTGGTGGGCTCGTTGTTCTCGGCGGTCTACCTGCGTCTGCTGCGAACGGAGGTCTGACGCCGCATGCCCCGCACCGTCTCGTCCCGACGCACCACCCACCGCCTGGCCGCAGACGCCGGCCTCCTTGCGGTGGCCGCGGCCTTCGTACTCCCGCTCGCCTGGGTGCTCCTCTCCGCCCTGGACACGAACGCGAACCTCCGGGTGAAGCTCCCCGACGGCGCGACCCTGGACAACTTCGACGCGGTCCTGACGCCCGACATCACCTTCACCCCCCTGCTCAACAGTCTGCTCCTGTGCGGCGGGGGAACGGCCCTGACGGTGGTGTGCGCGGCGCTGGCGGCGTACCCCCTGTCGCGGTTCCGGTCGCGGCTCAACCGCCCGTTCCTCCTCACGGTCCTCTTCGCGACGAGCCTGCCGATCACGGCGATCATGGTTCCGGTGTACGCCCTGTTCGTGCGGGTGAACCTGATCGACACCATGCAGGGCACGACCTTCTTCTTCGCCGCCTCTCAACTGCCGTTCGCCATCTGGCTGATGAAGAACTTCATGGACGGAGTGCCGAAGGAACTGGAGGAGGCGGCCTGGACGGACGGCGCGTCGTCGCTTCAGTCGCTGATGCGGATCGTGCTGCCGCTGATGGGGCCCGGTGTGGCAGTGGTGACGGTGTTCTCGTTCGTGATGATGTGGGGGAACTTCTTTGTGCCGTTCATGCTCCTGCTCACCCCCGACCAGATGCCGGCCTCCGTGAGCATCAACGAGTTCTTCGGCAACCGCGGGATGGTGGCGTACGGCCAGCTCGCGGCGTTCTCGATCATTTACTCGACGCCGGTGATTTTGCTTTATGTGCTGGTGGCGCGGCGGTTGGGTGGGGGGTTCGCGTTGGGTGGGGCGGTCAAGGGGTGAGCTCGTCGGCCCGGGTACGGGCGTGGGCGGCTTCCGCGGATGCCTCGGCTCGGGTGTAGGCATGGGCTGCCTGAAGCCAGTTGGCGCGCGCATGGGGGAGGTTGTCGGCCGCTTCCCAGGCACGCGCCAGGTTTGCGAGAGCACGACCTGTGCCATACCTGTCCTCGAACTCCCGGCAGATCTCCAGATGCTTGCCGTACGCCTGGATGGCCTCCTCCACCCGGCCCGCCTTCCTCAAGGCACGGCCGAGATCGTTCCACGCCCTGCCTTCGCGGTAGCGGTCCCCACCAGCCTGGAACAGATCGCGGGCGCGGGTGTAGGCATCGACTGCCTCCTCCAGCTGCCCCGTGTCCACGAGGGCAAGGCCCAGGCCATTCCACGCCATGCCCTCGTGGTAGTGATCGCCGAGGACTTGAAGCATGTCGCGGGCACGGATATGAGCTGCGATCGCCTCCTCCGCCCGGCCCACCTCCCGCAGGGCGTAGCCGAGGCCGCCCCACGAGGCGGCCTCCCGGTAGCGGTCGCCGGCAGCCTGACACAGGTCACGAGCACGGATGTGTGCTGCGATCGCCTCCTCTCCCCGGCCCGCCTCCCGCAGGGCGAAGCCGAGGCCGTTCCAAGCGTGGGCCTCCGCAGAGCGGTCACCGATACGAGAGGCAGCTTCCTGAGCAGCTTGAGTAACAGTGATCCAGTCGCCGAAGAACCTTCGCCAGCGCAAGTACTCCCCCAGGCATGCGGCCAGGCGCACCGCCGCCTCCGCGAACCGCTCCTCGCTCACCCACGCCGCCGCTGCCACCAGCCCCGCCCGTTCCCCGTCCAGCCACGCCAACGCCTGCCCTCGTTCCGTGAACCGCTCCGGCTCCACGATCCCCGGCAGCCACCGCAACCGGGCATCCGCCGCACCCGCCCCTCGCATGTAGAACTCAAGCAACCGTTCCCTCGCCGTCTCCCCCTCCTCCCGCAAGCCCGCATCCGCGGCCACCACACCCACGCCGAACACTCGCACCAGGTCATGCAACCGCCACCGCCCACGCCCGCTCCCTCGCTCGACAAGG
Above is a window of Streptomyces sp. DT2A-34 DNA encoding:
- a CDS encoding carbohydrate ABC transporter permease; the encoded protein is MTRARSLSRSLTRALPVAPAVVLLLLFLAGPIAYCAYIAFTDLQLTGQAEDSFVGFDNFRTAFGDEAFLNAVWLTLVFTVVSALLGQNTLGLALAALMQRASKPVRTLVGGIVITAWVLPEVVAGFLLYVFFRREGTLNAILDWLRLPTQNWLFTLPILAVSFANVWRGTAFSMLVYSAALNEIPKEITEAAEVDGAGGWRRMWHITLPMIRRSIGTNLMLITLQTLSVFGLIWVMTRGGPGGKSQTLPLFMYEEAFQKSMIGYGTAVALLLLVVGSLFSAVYLRLLRTEV
- a CDS encoding carbohydrate ABC transporter permease, whose product is MPRTVSSRRTTHRLAADAGLLAVAAAFVLPLAWVLLSALDTNANLRVKLPDGATLDNFDAVLTPDITFTPLLNSLLLCGGGTALTVVCAALAAYPLSRFRSRLNRPFLLTVLFATSLPITAIMVPVYALFVRVNLIDTMQGTTFFFAASQLPFAIWLMKNFMDGVPKELEEAAWTDGASSLQSLMRIVLPLMGPGVAVVTVFSFVMMWGNFFVPFMLLLTPDQMPASVSINEFFGNRGMVAYGQLAAFSIIYSTPVILLYVLVARRLGGGFALGGAVKG